The following coding sequences lie in one Rutidosis leptorrhynchoides isolate AG116_Rl617_1_P2 chromosome 4, CSIRO_AGI_Rlap_v1, whole genome shotgun sequence genomic window:
- the LOC139844371 gene encoding uncharacterized protein, producing MATTAGTVRDAAARRRRIAEKGADRLAFITGRVQSLSSPSIPPSVSPDSDQLPLFDEKTNSPLDAEAVVEDIMSNVQSVNDNSDPITETSTQTTPEPNKLQSIPATLTEQIEPVSASNRLQKPVSLTRRHETFSPNRLRPAIKSSENIRRICSLVVAILVLLSYAGFPILGSNVIKNIVLSRPLFLLILTNITIVVAPLLLEKVKQKEQRRSLAGDAGFANQIGTILEWGLLMKNGLSELFMDCSVYSLVVILGMSLLKFFGLW from the exons ATGGCGACCACCGCTGGAACTGTCCGAGACGCCGCCGCTCGACGCCGGAGAATTGCAGAAAAAGGAGCTGATCGTTTAGCTTTCATCACCGGCCGTGTTCAATCCTTATCATCTCCATCAATTCCACCTTCCGTTTCCCCTGATTCCGATCAACTACCTCTTTTCG ATGAAAAAACCAATTCCCCTTTGGACGCAGAGGCTGTTGTTGAAGATATTATGAGCAATGTTCAGTCAGTAAATGACAATTCTGACCCAATAACCGAAACCTCTACACAAACAACTCCTGAACCTAATAAATTACAATCGATTCCTGCCACTTTAACAGAACAAATTGAACCTGTTTCTGCATCAAACAGGTTACAAAAGCCTGTATCACTAACCCGTCGTCACGAAACTTTCAGTCCTAACCGATTACGTCCTGCCATTAAATCATCAGAAAATATTAGAAGAATCTGTTCTTTAGTAGTTGCGATTTTAGTTTTGCTGTCATATGCAGGTTTCCCTATTTTGGGCAGCAATGTTATAAAGAATATTGTACTTTCCAGACCACTTTTTCTACTTATATTGACCAATATAACGATCGTGGTTGCACCTTTACTCTTGGAAAAAGTCAAGCAGAAAGAACAGAGAAGATCATTAGCAGGTGACGCGGGTTTTGCTAATCAAATAGGTACAATTTTGGAGTGGGGTTTGTTGATGAAAAACGGTTTAAGTGAATTATTTATGGATTGTAGTGTTTACTCTTTAGTTGTCATTTTGGGGAtgtcgcttttgaagttttttggGTTGTGGTAG
- the LOC139842153 gene encoding F-box/kelch-repeat protein At3g06240-like yields MTWLPAKSLIRFRSVSKKWNSLISSSKFKADYTTRHALLQNLLICNSQSSTVRGWEGLLVSMVDDDTFSEQLYVTTPESLELKELQIVGSSHGLLCFVGVPGFGFDRLKYTPNDVVIWNPSINNFVSIFMLNVKKGCLHGQYSFIGFGVCPNTLDPKIVKFLTCKCRCNVDVEVFTLSSRVWRSPLSNTIMLRKNIDFTYPYNNVVIDGFIYWFVFERRERINMIVSFNLTNEEFTEIQLSDEIQLSLKWSYHIDSRIFKFKESLAVVLQKAPQEDFEVWKMEINGVTRSFTRLFNIEIPDLSVIKLCGFNKNGQLILEMDNHGSRDLVAYEPYTKRINNLVNNGRSGSFMVTSYTESLLLCDRYPTKLGLTRLDPFKKADPLLGRKWTPNIHRRQR; encoded by the coding sequence ATGACATGGCTTCCTGCTAAATCATTAATTCGATTCAGATCCGTTTCAAAAAAATGGAATTCTTTAATCAGTAGCTCTAAGTTTAAAGCTGATTACACCACCCGCCATGCTCTCCTGCAAAATCTTCTTATATGCAACAGTCAATCTTCAACCGTTCGTGGTTGGGAAGGATTATTGGTTTCGATGGTTGATGATGATACTTTCTCCGAACAACTGTATGTGACAACTCCTGAGTCCCTTGAACTTAAGGAGTTACAAATAGTTGGTAGCTCGCACGGCCTGTTATGTTTTGTCGGTGTACCCGGTTTTGGTTTCGATCGTCTGAAGTATACACCGAATGATGTTGTTATTTGGAATCCTTCAATAAATAATTTTGTTTCAATCTTTATGCTTAATGTGAAAAAAGGTTGTTTACACGGTCAATATTCTTTTATTGGTTTCGGGGTTTGTCCAAACACTCTTGACCCGAAGATAGTCAAGTTTTTAACATGTAAATGTAGATGCAATGTGGATGTTGAGGTTTTTACATTAAGTTCAAGGGTGTGGAGGAGTCCATTAAGTAATACCATTATGCTTCGTAAGAACATTGATTTCACCTACCCTTACAATAACGTTGTAATAGATGGGTTTATTTATTGGTTTGTGTTTGAAAGACGTGAGAGAATTAATATGATTGTTTCATTTAATTTGACGAATGAAGAATTTACGGAGATACAACTCTCGGATGAAATACAGTTATCATTGAAATGGAGCTATCACATTGATTCTCGAATATTCAAGTTTAAGGAGTCTCTTGCTGTGGTTCTACAAAAGGCCCCACAAGAAGATTTTGAAGTTTGGAAGATGGAGATTAATGGTGTAACAAGATCGTTCACCAGGCTATTCAACATCGAAATACCTGATTTATCGGTGATAAAGCTATGCGGATTTAATAAGAATGGACAACTTATATTGGAAATGGATAATCACGGTTCTCGTGACCTTGTAGCTTATGAACCCTACACAAAAAGGATAAACAATCTTGTGAATAATGGAAGGAGTGGTTCGTTTATGGTGACTTCCTATACTGAATCACTACTTCTATGTGATAGATACCCGACCAAATTGGGTTTGACCCGTTTAGACCCGTTTAAAAAAGCTGACCCATTGCTAGGTAGAAAATGGACTCCTAATATTCATAGAAGACAAAGGTGA
- the LOC139842154 gene encoding secreted RxLR effector protein 161-like has translation MKVEMKALNENNTWEKCAMPQGKKLVGCRWVFTIKYKPDGTIERYKARLVAKGYTQTHGIDYSETFSPVAKIDTIRVHHMEAVMRIIRYLKKIAGNGVVFKKNGHLEAQIYTDASWAGEKGDRRSTSGFFTIVGGNLVAWKSKKQKVVSLSSAESEFRGIAKGVVEALWI, from the exons ATGAAAGTTGAGATGAAAGCCTTGAATGAAAATAACACGTGGGAAAAATGTGCCATGCCTCAAGGAAAAAAACTAGTGGGATGTCGATGGGTATTTACGATAAAATATAAACcagatggaactattgaaagatataaagctcgacTGGTGGCGAAAGGATACACTCAGACACATGGGATCGATTACTCCGAAACCTTTTCACCAGTTGCAAagattgataccattaga gttcaccatatggaagctgtaatgAGGATCATCAGATACTTAAAGAAAATAGCAGGCAATGGAGTTGTATTCAAAAAGAATGGGCACCTTGAAGCACAAATTTATACGGATgcaagttgggctggagaaaaaggagaTAGACGATCAACGTCAGGATTCTTCACAATAGTTGGAGGAAACTTAGTTGCGTGGAAGAGTAAGAAACAAAAGGTCGTTTCCTTATCTAGTGCTGAATCAGAATTTAGAGGAATCGCAAAGGGAGTGGTGGAAGCGTTATGGATTTGA